Proteins from a genomic interval of Chitinimonas sp. BJYL2:
- a CDS encoding phage holin family protein, whose translation MSDPAMRATAPAALPQQGLLARLMANGLGLLLNRLELALLELTEARGQLFKRLMVLAMAAMAVWFAVAYASLLLVYVAWDSLGWKILLLMLLGFASLAAGLLRYADQLRLLDSAALPATLAALRQDRDHLL comes from the coding sequence ATGTCTGATCCTGCGATGCGCGCTACCGCGCCAGCAGCACTACCGCAGCAAGGCCTGCTGGCGCGGCTGATGGCCAATGGCCTCGGCCTGTTGCTGAATCGGCTGGAGCTGGCCTTACTGGAACTCACCGAAGCCCGCGGCCAGTTGTTCAAACGCTTGATGGTGCTGGCGATGGCAGCAATGGCGGTGTGGTTTGCCGTTGCCTATGCCTCGCTGTTACTGGTCTACGTTGCTTGGGACAGTCTGGGCTGGAAAATCCTGCTCCTGATGCTGCTGGGTTTCGCCTCGCTGGCGGCCGGTTTGCTGCGGTATGCCGATCAACTACGCCTGCTCGACAGTGCCGCACTACCCGCCACCCTGGCCGCACTGCGACAAGACCGAGATCACTTGCTGTGA